A section of the Meles meles chromosome 8, mMelMel3.1 paternal haplotype, whole genome shotgun sequence genome encodes:
- the LOC123948439 gene encoding olfactory receptor 52I2-like produces the protein MLGKPYNHTMENPDTFFLVGIPGLQSSHLWLAISLNATYIISLLGNILIMTVIWMDFTLQEPMYCFLYILAAVDIVMASSVVPKMVSIFFSGDGSISFSACFTQMYIVHVATSVETGLLLAMAFDRYIAICKPLHYKRILTPQLMLVMSVAITIRAVIFMTPLSWMLSHLPFCGSNVILHSYCEHIAVAKLSCADPMPSSLYSVIGSSIIVGSDVAFIAASYHLILQAVCGLSSKDAQLKALSTCGSHVGVMALYYLPGMASIYVAWLGEDTVPLHTQVLLADLYLVIPPTLNPIIYGLRTKQIRKRTCSLLMHCLFDHSKLGS, from the coding sequence ATGCTGGGGAAACCATATAACCACACAATGGAAAACCCTGACACCTTCTTCCTTGTGGGCATCCCAGGTTTGCAGTCTTCACATCTTTGGCTGGCTATTTCACTGAATGCCACGTATATCATTTCTCTGTTAGGAAACATACTCATAATGACTGTAATCTGGATGGATTTCACTCTACAAGAGCCCATGTATTGCTTTCTGTATATTCTGGCTGCTGTGGACATTGTTATGGCCTCCTCTGTGGTACCCAAGATGGTGAGCATCTTCTTCTCAGGAGACGGTTCCATCAGCTTTAGTGCTTGTTTCACTCAGATGTATATTGTCCATGTAGCCACATCTGTGGAGACAGGGCTATTGCTGGCCATGGCTTTTGACCGCTATATAGCCATCTGTAAGCCCTTACACTACAAGAGAATTCTCACACCTCAATTGATGCTGGTAATGAGTGTGGCCATCACTATCAGAGCTGTCATATTTATGACTCCATTGAGTTGGATGTTAAGTCATCTGCCTTTCTGTGGCTCCAATGTGATTCTCCATTCCTACTGTGAGCACATAGCTGTAGCCAAGTTGTCATGTGCTGACCCTATGCCCAGTAGTCTCTACAGTGTGATTGGTTCATCCATTATTGTGGGTTCTGATGTGGCCTTCATTGCTGCCTCCTATCACCTGATTCTCCAGGCAGTATGCGGTCTCTCCTCAAAGGATGCTCAGCTGAAAGCATTAAGCACATGTGGCTCTCATGTGGGGGTTATGGCTCTGTACTACCTACCTGGGATGGCATCCATCTATGTGGCCTGGCTAGGGGAGGATACAGTGCCCCTCCACACTCAAGTGCTGTTAGCTGATTTGTACCTGGTCATCCCACCAACCTTAAACCCCATCATTTATGGCCTGAGGACCAAACAAATACGGAAGCGAACATGCAGCTTGCTGATGCACTGCCTCTTTGACCACTCCAAACTGGGTTCATAA